AGAAGGAAGGAATTACTCGCATATTTGAGACTCCCCTTTGAGGTGGTGCCGAGTCATGCGGATGAAAGCACGCCTGAGAGCTGGACGCCTCAGCAAATCGTGGAGACCCTTGCGGCCCGCAAAGCCGAAGCGGTCGTGCGCACTGCCGCACAGTCCGAGGAAGTTGGATTGGTGATTGGCAGTGATACGATTGTCGTGCTGGAGGATTCGGTATTGGGCAAGCCTGCCGACCATGCGGACGCAGTTCGCATGTTGACTGCATTGCAGGGAAGAACACACCGTGTGTACACCGGGGTAGCCTGCATACATACCGGAACCGGCAAGATGCTTGTTAGACATCGCCAAACGGATGTCACAATGAAGCCTTTGAGCCAAGAACAAATTGTGGCATACGTAAATACTGGTGAACCGTCTGACAAAGCAGGATCGTATGGCATTCAAGGCATGGGTGCTACGTTGGTGGAATCTATTCAGGGTTGTTATTTTAACGTCGTAGGATTGCCGCTTTCTTTGCTGTCGGACATGCTGTCCGATTTTGGAGTAAATGTGCTGCGTCCATAAAAGGGGATAAACATATGCTGGAGTCGCCAATACTGATGCTTCGCGACCTCCCCCATGAAGAACGACCAAGAGAGCGCATGATGACATATGGGGCGGATGCCTTGAGCAACGCGGAGTTGCTAGCAATACTACTGCGTACAGGAACACAAAGAGAATCATCTGTGCATTTAGCGCAGCGTATTTTGCAGCAGGCAGGGAATCTGCGTCAACTGGTGGATATGAGTCTGAGCGAGTTGACCCAGATTAAGGGTATTGGAAATGCTAAAGCGATACAGCTAAAAGCGGGTATCGAACTCGGGCGTCGATTGGCGTTGTCACGCCACTTGGAGACCCCGGTGATTAGTTGCCCGCGGGATGTGGCAGATCTGCTGTTCGAGCAGCTTCGTTATTTGCAGAAAGAGCATTTTGTTTGCCTGTTTCTAAATACCAAAAACCATGTCATTGCTCAGGAAACGCTATCTATGGGCAGCCTGAATTCCGCCATCGTGCATCCTCGTGAAGTATTCCGGGCTGCAATCAAGTGCAGCAGTGCTTCGATTATTTGCGCTCATAACCATCCGAGCGGTGATCCGAAGCCAAGCCCGGAAGATATCCAGTTGACCCGCCGCTTGATGGAAGCGGGCAACATCGTGGGTATCGACGTGCTTGATCATATTGTGATCGGGGACGGGACCTTTGTAAGTTTGAAGGAACAAGGTCTGATATAATATAATATTTAAATCAAACATTTAAACACGACCGGATAAACCGGCCTGAATAAACCGTTTATACAGGGATAACAGATTTCAGGGAAGAGAAAAGGAGATTAACATCATGCTGGGTGGCTTTACAAAAGATTTGGGAATTGACTTGGGGACGGCAAACACGCTTGTATACGTAAGAGGTAAGGGAATCGTGGTTCGTGAACCATCTGTAGTCGCATTGCGTACAGATACAAAAACCATTGAGGCTGTTGGGGAATCTGCGAAAAAAATGATCGGTCGCACACCGGGAAATATCCGTGCAATTCGTCCAATGAAGGATGGGGTCATTGCCGATTTTGATACGACTGCAACGATGATTAAATATTTCATCCGTCAGGCGCAAGCACAACGTTCATTGTTTCCGCGCCATCCGAACGTGATGGTTTGCGTGCCTTCGGGCATTACTGCAGTGGAACAGCGTGCTGTTGAAGATGCGACCAAGCAAGCAGGCGCAAGAGAGGCTTACACGATTGAAGAGCCGTTTGCAGCGGCAATTGGCGCTGATCTGCCGGTATGGGAGCCTACGGGCAGTATGGTTGTCGATATCGGTGGAGGTACAACCGAAGTTGCGGTCATTTCCTTGGGAGGGATCGTAACAAGTCGTTCTGTACGAGTGGCTGGCGATGAAATGGACGAGTCTATTATTCAATACGTGAAACGTCAATACAACCTGATGATTGGTGAACGGACTTCTGAGCAGTTGAAAATGGAAGTTGGTTCAGCAATGCCATTAGAGCAAGTGGAAACATCGGAAATCCGCGGACGCGATCTGGTTACAGGCTTGCCGAAGACAATTACGATTACCTCCGATGAAATTAGCGAAGCATTGTCAGATACCGTGAATGCAATCGTGGACGCAGTCAAAGTAACATTGGAAAAATGCCCTCCCGAGCTGGCGGCGGACATCATGGATAGAGGAATTGTACTGACTGGTGGTGGAGCACTACTGCGCAACCTGGATAAGCTGTTGGCAGGTGAGACCGGAATGCCGGTGATCGTAGCGGAAAATCCTCTGGATTGTGTGGCAATCGGTACGGGTAGAGCACTGGAAAATATCCATTTGTTCAAATCGCGCAGCAGTTCTGCCGTCCGTTCCAAACGTTGAATCGGGGGTGTAGGAACTGTTTAAGCTGTTTGGCAATAAAAGACTATTTGTTCTATTGATCGGAATCGTTCTGTTTATTGCCCTTATGGGGATTACACTTGGACAGAGAAGTTCCTTAACCTGGCCCGAGAAGTTCGCCAGAGATTCAATTGGCTTTGTGCAAGGTATCTTTTACAGGCCCGCTTCAGCAATAGCGGGCTTCTTTGAAGATATTGGCAATATGCGTAGTATTTACGAAGAAAATGAGCGGTTAAAAATAGCCGTGGCTAAGCTGACTCGTGACCAGATTCAGACTCATAATTATGTTGAGACAAATGCCAGATTGCAGAATGAACTGAAGTTCACCCAAACGCAAAAGGCGAAAAATAATTATGATTATCGTGTTGCTCAAGTGAACAGTGTTAGCAATGATTCCAAAACGCTCGTGATTGATATTGGTGAGAAGGATGGAGCCAAGGTTGGTCAGGAAGTCAGTTCACTTGAAGGATTTGTTGGAGTCATTAGCCGCACGGGGAATTTTACGTCTACCGTTACGCTGTTGACTACATTGGACCCTAAAAATCCGAATTCTTATGCTATTGCAGCGACA
This window of the Paenibacillus polymyxa genome carries:
- the mreC gene encoding rod shape-determining protein MreC → MIGIVLFIALMGITLGQRSSLTWPEKFARDSIGFVQGIFYRPASAIAGFFEDIGNMRSIYEENERLKIAVAKLTRDQIQTHNYVETNARLQNELKFTQTQKAKNNYDYRVAQVNSVSNDSKTLVIDIGEKDGAKVGQEVSSLEGFVGVISRTGNFTSTVTLLTTLDPKNPNSYAIAATVLGKENQSFGMIESYDPGTNRFQMTRIEEKDPIAKGDQIITSGAGGKFRKNLMIGTVEKIQVGEFGKTRTAIIKPAASFVDWKELLVLYTPEVPE
- a CDS encoding Maf family protein, giving the protein MDGKITPRIILASTSPRRKELLAYLRLPFEVVPSHADESTPESWTPQQIVETLAARKAEAVVRTAAQSEEVGLVIGSDTIVVLEDSVLGKPADHADAVRMLTALQGRTHRVYTGVACIHTGTGKMLVRHRQTDVTMKPLSQEQIVAYVNTGEPSDKAGSYGIQGMGATLVESIQGCYFNVVGLPLSLLSDMLSDFGVNVLRP
- a CDS encoding rod shape-determining protein, giving the protein MLGGFTKDLGIDLGTANTLVYVRGKGIVVREPSVVALRTDTKTIEAVGESAKKMIGRTPGNIRAIRPMKDGVIADFDTTATMIKYFIRQAQAQRSLFPRHPNVMVCVPSGITAVEQRAVEDATKQAGAREAYTIEEPFAAAIGADLPVWEPTGSMVVDIGGGTTEVAVISLGGIVTSRSVRVAGDEMDESIIQYVKRQYNLMIGERTSEQLKMEVGSAMPLEQVETSEIRGRDLVTGLPKTITITSDEISEALSDTVNAIVDAVKVTLEKCPPELAADIMDRGIVLTGGGALLRNLDKLLAGETGMPVIVAENPLDCVAIGTGRALENIHLFKSRSSSAVRSKR
- the radC gene encoding RadC family protein codes for the protein MLESPILMLRDLPHEERPRERMMTYGADALSNAELLAILLRTGTQRESSVHLAQRILQQAGNLRQLVDMSLSELTQIKGIGNAKAIQLKAGIELGRRLALSRHLETPVISCPRDVADLLFEQLRYLQKEHFVCLFLNTKNHVIAQETLSMGSLNSAIVHPREVFRAAIKCSSASIICAHNHPSGDPKPSPEDIQLTRRLMEAGNIVGIDVLDHIVIGDGTFVSLKEQGLI